A region from the Irregularibacter muris genome encodes:
- a CDS encoding ABC transporter ATP-binding protein has product MDALLTAKKVKKVYSIGETKVHALKGVDLDIYENTFYSIVGKSGSGKSTLLHLLSGMDKPTEGRVVFQGKDMGNLPDKELSRMKRKEFGFVFQAYHLLPELCVLENVLLPVYLDYGEPDQNHVDEVMTCLGLQDKYYKFPSQLSGGEQQRVAIARALMNKPRIIFADEPTGNLDQENSDEVIELLINSSLRFHQSIVLVTHDMDIAQRADRVVHIKDGVLS; this is encoded by the coding sequence ATGGATGCGTTGTTAACGGCCAAAAAGGTGAAAAAAGTTTATTCAATAGGGGAGACAAAGGTTCATGCATTAAAGGGTGTGGATCTAGACATCTATGAAAACACTTTCTACTCTATTGTAGGAAAAAGTGGCTCAGGAAAATCCACTTTACTTCATTTATTAAGTGGAATGGACAAGCCTACTGAGGGAAGAGTAGTTTTTCAGGGGAAGGATATGGGGAATTTGCCGGATAAAGAACTTTCCCGAATGAAAAGAAAGGAATTCGGATTTGTTTTTCAAGCCTACCATTTGCTTCCCGAGCTATGCGTACTGGAAAATGTTTTGCTACCAGTTTATCTGGATTATGGGGAACCCGATCAAAACCATGTGGATGAAGTCATGACCTGCCTTGGGCTTCAAGACAAATATTATAAATTTCCCTCCCAGTTATCAGGAGGGGAGCAGCAACGAGTGGCCATAGCAAGAGCATTGATGAATAAACCTAGGATTATCTTTGCGGATGAACCTACAGGGAATTTAGATCAGGAAAATAGTGATGAGGTGATTGAGCTATTAATCAATTCAAGCCTGAGATTTCATCAAAGCATTGTATTAGTGACCCATGATATGGATATCGCACAGCGGGCCGACCGAGTAGTTCATATAAAAGATGGTGTACTATCTTAG
- the murI gene encoding glutamate racemase, with product MQLPNNAIGVIDSGVGGLTVVKELQRQLPKESILYFGDSKNMPYGNKTPEEIIALTKKMLSFLDNHQVKAILLACNTISSQINELIPLTDTPIFDIIYPGCVAAVENIPKRGVGLIATEATVSSNTYGETLQSIQAGIPFIANGSPDLARVIEENNENQEGIKRILEDTISPLLAQKPVDNLILGCTHYPFVMEEIQKLYPHLQLIDPAIKLVDILKGYLEESDLFSSDSKSTLTIYTSGQMDNYLPFIDRLNIKNYDLFMQSLD from the coding sequence ATGCAATTACCAAATAATGCAATTGGCGTCATTGATTCAGGGGTAGGCGGATTAACAGTGGTTAAGGAGCTTCAAAGGCAACTCCCTAAGGAAAGTATCCTCTATTTTGGTGATAGTAAGAATATGCCCTATGGCAATAAAACACCTGAGGAAATTATTGCATTAACAAAAAAGATGCTTTCTTTCTTGGATAATCATCAAGTAAAGGCTATTTTGTTGGCCTGCAATACCATTTCATCCCAGATTAATGAGCTAATTCCTCTAACAGATACACCTATTTTTGATATTATCTATCCAGGCTGCGTGGCAGCTGTAGAAAACATACCTAAAAGGGGAGTTGGCCTCATTGCTACAGAAGCAACCGTAAGCAGCAATACATATGGAGAAACTCTTCAGTCTATTCAAGCTGGTATTCCTTTCATTGCCAATGGTAGCCCAGATTTAGCAAGGGTTATTGAAGAAAATAATGAAAATCAGGAGGGTATTAAAAGAATACTGGAGGACACCATTAGTCCTCTATTGGCTCAAAAGCCTGTGGATAATCTTATCTTGGGCTGTACCCATTATCCCTTCGTCATGGAGGAAATTCAGAAATTATATCCCCATTTACAACTAATCGATCCTGCAATAAAATTAGTGGATATTCTCAAGGGCTATCTGGAGGAAAGTGATTTGTTTTCTTCAGATTCTAAGTCTACTTTGACTATCTATACCTCAGGACAAATGGATAATTATCTTCCCTTTATAGATCGATTAAATATTAAAAACTATGATCTCTTCATGCAATCTCTTGATTAA
- a CDS encoding energy-coupling factor transporter ATPase, whose translation MKKMIEIQDLVYEYKNNENVVTQALRGINLDIYKGEFVVIIGHNGSGKSTLAKHINAIFLPTQGNVKVMGLDTKNDENLWKIRQGAGMVFQNPDNQIVATIVEEDVAFGPENLGIPSKEIRGRIDHALKLVDMQEYSQHGPHLLSGGQKQRIAIAGIIAMKPQCIVLDEPTAMLDPSGRKEVIETIKKLNKEEEITVVHITHYMDEAVDADRVIVMEEGQIVLEGTPREIFSKVDTLKELGLDVPQVTELAFQLNKEGVSIDKDILTVDEMVMKLWP comes from the coding sequence ATGAAAAAAATGATAGAGATTCAAGATTTAGTTTATGAGTATAAAAATAATGAGAATGTAGTTACCCAAGCCCTAAGAGGAATAAACCTAGATATCTACAAAGGAGAATTTGTAGTCATCATTGGTCACAATGGTTCAGGCAAATCCACTTTAGCTAAGCATATCAATGCAATTTTTTTGCCTACTCAGGGGAATGTAAAAGTAATGGGCCTAGACACTAAGAATGATGAAAACTTATGGAAAATACGGCAAGGTGCAGGCATGGTCTTTCAAAATCCTGATAATCAAATCGTTGCGACTATTGTAGAGGAAGATGTAGCTTTCGGGCCAGAAAATCTAGGAATCCCCAGCAAGGAAATCCGTGGGCGTATTGACCATGCTCTAAAGTTGGTGGATATGCAAGAATACTCACAACATGGTCCCCATCTTTTATCGGGAGGACAAAAGCAGAGAATTGCCATAGCTGGGATAATCGCTATGAAACCTCAATGTATAGTCCTAGACGAGCCCACTGCAATGCTGGATCCATCTGGTCGTAAGGAAGTAATAGAGACCATTAAAAAGCTAAATAAAGAGGAAGAAATCACCGTAGTGCACATTACCCATTATATGGATGAAGCTGTGGATGCAGATCGTGTTATTGTTATGGAGGAAGGGCAAATCGTATTAGAAGGAACCCCAAGGGAAATCTTTTCCAAGGTAGACACATTAAAAGAATTGGGTTTAGATGTTCCTCAGGTAACGGAATTGGCCTTTCAACTTAACAAGGAAGGTGTTTCAATAGATAAGGATATTTTAACAGTAGATGAGATGGTGATGAAATTATGGCCTTGA
- the truA gene encoding tRNA pseudouridine(38-40) synthase TruA: protein MRNIQIILGYQGSSYHGWQRQKNAITVQQKVEEALKEVTGQQLEIIGASRTDSGVHANGQSANFLTHSKIPVDKIPYAINSKLPRDIRVYQALERPMDFHSRYHSTGKKYTYHVINNAFGSALDFNRAWHVQKALNIEHMIKANQHFIGTHDFAAFRSTGSSVKTSERTIYASKLWQREEKLILEIKGNGFLYNMVRIIMGTLIEVGMGKISHKDIPAIIQSRERDRAGITAPAHGLYLEKVYYENP from the coding sequence TTGCGTAATATACAAATCATCCTAGGATATCAGGGAAGCTCCTATCATGGATGGCAGAGGCAGAAAAATGCCATAACAGTGCAACAAAAAGTAGAAGAGGCCCTAAAAGAAGTTACAGGACAACAGCTAGAGATTATAGGAGCCAGTAGAACAGATAGCGGTGTCCATGCCAATGGACAAAGTGCAAATTTCCTTACCCATAGCAAGATCCCTGTAGATAAAATCCCCTATGCTATAAATAGCAAATTGCCTAGGGATATACGGGTTTATCAGGCGCTGGAAAGACCTATGGATTTTCATAGTAGATATCATTCCACTGGAAAAAAATACACTTATCATGTGATTAACAATGCCTTTGGTTCTGCATTGGATTTCAATAGGGCATGGCATGTACAAAAGGCATTAAACATTGAGCATATGATAAAGGCAAACCAACATTTCATAGGCACCCATGATTTTGCTGCTTTTCGATCGACAGGCAGTTCAGTAAAGACATCAGAGAGAACAATATATGCTTCTAAGCTTTGGCAAAGGGAAGAAAAGCTCATTTTAGAGATAAAAGGGAATGGTTTTTTATACAATATGGTTAGAATTATTATGGGTACATTAATAGAAGTGGGTATGGGTAAAATATCCCATAAGGATATTCCTGCCATTATTCAGTCAAGAGAAAGAGATAGGGCAGGGATAACAGCTCCAGCCCATGGATTATATCTTGAAAAGGTATATTATGAAAATCCATAA
- the rplM gene encoding 50S ribosomal protein L13, producing the protein MKTTMVNPNEIERKWYVVDAEGKTLGRLATEIARILRGKHKPIYTPHLDTGDHVIVLNAGKVVLTGKKLDQKLFRTHSLYPGGLKEVPYRKMLAEKPEKVVYEAVRGMIPHNRLGRQMMTKLRVYRGTEHPHEAQKPEVLDINA; encoded by the coding sequence TTGAAAACAACCATGGTAAATCCCAATGAAATAGAGAGAAAATGGTATGTAGTAGACGCTGAGGGAAAAACCCTAGGTAGATTAGCTACTGAAATCGCAAGAATTTTAAGAGGAAAGCATAAGCCAATATACACACCTCATTTAGATACAGGCGATCATGTGATTGTTCTTAATGCAGGAAAGGTAGTATTGACTGGAAAAAAATTGGATCAAAAACTTTTTAGAACTCACTCATTATATCCAGGTGGATTAAAGGAAGTTCCCTATAGAAAAATGTTAGCTGAAAAACCAGAAAAAGTGGTTTATGAAGCGGTAAGAGGAATGATTCCTCACAATCGTTTGGGACGACAAATGATGACAAAATTAAGAGTATATAGAGGCACAGAACATCCCCATGAAGCACAAAAACCAGAAGTGTTAGACATTAACGCTTAA
- a CDS encoding DNA-directed RNA polymerase subunit alpha encodes MIEIEKPKIELIETNEENTYGKFVLEPLERGYGITLGNSLRRILLSSLPGVAVSSVKIESVLHEFSTVPGVAEDVTEIILNLKKLSAKLYSDEPKVVRIEAQGEGPITAGDIIADADVEILNPDLHIATLSENEKLNMEITLEKGRGYVSAEKNKEPGQPIGIIPVDSIFTPVKKVNYHVENTRVGQVTDYDKLTLEVWTNGSIKPEEAASLGAKILNEHLNLFIDLTEHVTDVEIMVEKEEDKKEKMLEMTIEELDLSVRSYNCLKRAGINTVEELTQKTMEDMMKVRNLGKKSLEEVEQKLDSLGLKLSESDE; translated from the coding sequence ATGATAGAAATAGAAAAGCCAAAGATTGAATTGATTGAAACAAATGAGGAGAACACCTATGGAAAGTTTGTATTAGAACCCTTAGAGAGGGGTTATGGAATTACCCTAGGAAACTCCTTGAGAAGAATCTTATTATCTTCTTTACCGGGTGTGGCAGTATCTTCAGTGAAAATTGAAAGTGTACTACATGAATTTTCCACAGTACCTGGTGTTGCAGAGGATGTAACAGAAATTATTTTGAACCTAAAAAAGCTATCCGCAAAGCTGTATAGTGATGAGCCTAAGGTTGTGCGCATTGAAGCCCAAGGAGAAGGCCCTATTACGGCAGGAGATATTATTGCAGATGCTGATGTAGAAATATTAAATCCAGATTTACACATTGCCACTCTAAGTGAAAATGAAAAGCTAAATATGGAGATCACCTTAGAAAAAGGTAGAGGCTATGTTTCTGCAGAGAAAAACAAAGAACCTGGGCAACCAATAGGAATTATTCCTGTAGATTCAATTTTCACACCTGTTAAAAAAGTGAATTATCATGTGGAAAATACCAGAGTAGGACAGGTAACAGACTATGATAAGTTGACCCTAGAAGTATGGACCAACGGTAGCATTAAGCCAGAGGAAGCAGCTTCCTTAGGGGCAAAAATACTTAATGAACATTTAAATCTATTTATAGATCTAACTGAACATGTAACAGATGTGGAAATTATGGTGGAAAAAGAAGAAGATAAAAAAGAAAAAATGTTAGAAATGACCATAGAAGAACTTGATCTTTCAGTAAGATCCTATAATTGTTTAAAACGTGCAGGCATTAACACCGTAGAAGAACTTACACAAAAGACTATGGAAGATATGATGAAGGTACGAAATCTAGGGAAAAAATCCTTAGAGGAAGTAGAACAGAAGCTAGACAGCTTAGGATTAAAACTAAGTGAAAGTGATGAGTAA
- the rplQ gene encoding 50S ribosomal protein L17 yields MAEQRKLGRPTDQRKAMLRNLVTSLLENGKIETTITRAKETRSVAEKMITLGKRGDLHARRQALSYITKEDTVKKLFDEIAPKYEERNGGYTRILKMGPRRGDASEVVILELV; encoded by the coding sequence ATGGCTGAACAGCGAAAACTAGGACGTCCCACTGATCAAAGAAAAGCTATGTTACGTAATTTGGTAACTTCCCTTTTAGAGAATGGTAAAATAGAAACAACAATTACAAGAGCAAAAGAAACCAGAAGTGTTGCTGAAAAAATGATTACTCTTGGAAAAAGAGGAGATCTACACGCTAGACGTCAGGCACTGTCTTATATAACAAAAGAAGACACCGTGAAAAAGTTATTTGACGAAATTGCTCCTAAGTATGAAGAGCGAAATGGCGGATATACAAGAATATTAAAAATGGGACCTCGTCGTGGAGATGCCTCTGAAGTGGTAATCCTTGAACTAGTCTAA
- a CDS encoding energy-coupling factor transporter ATPase, producing MALKIEDLSHIYMEGTPFEFHALKEITTQINDGEFIGLIGHTGSGKSTFIQHLNGLLKPTSGSIIINGLNITKKEVKLKEIRQKVGLVFQYPEHQLFEETIYKDIAFGPINLGLDPRQVEERVKEAMELVGLDFENLKDNSPFELSGGQRRRVAIAGVLAMKPDVLILDEPTAGLDPRGRDEILHQIKMLHKKYKNTVILVSHSMEDISRLAERILVMHKGKIVLSGGPKEVFREVELLEEIGLAAPQVTYLMRALREKDPQVREDIYTVEKAKEEILNMLRRRTNA from the coding sequence ATGGCCTTGAAAATAGAAGATTTATCTCATATATATATGGAGGGTACCCCCTTTGAATTTCATGCGTTAAAAGAAATAACCACTCAAATAAATGATGGAGAATTTATTGGACTTATAGGCCATACAGGATCGGGCAAGTCTACCTTTATTCAACATCTAAATGGACTATTAAAGCCAACCTCTGGAAGTATCATCATTAATGGATTGAACATAACCAAAAAGGAAGTAAAACTAAAGGAAATTAGACAAAAAGTTGGTTTGGTTTTTCAATACCCAGAACATCAATTATTTGAAGAAACCATTTATAAAGATATTGCTTTTGGCCCTATAAATCTAGGATTAGACCCTAGACAAGTGGAAGAAAGAGTAAAAGAGGCCATGGAATTGGTAGGACTCGACTTTGAAAACCTAAAGGACAATTCTCCCTTTGAATTAAGTGGAGGACAAAGACGAAGGGTGGCCATTGCAGGGGTATTGGCCATGAAGCCTGATGTACTCATATTAGATGAGCCAACAGCTGGATTGGATCCTCGGGGGAGGGATGAAATCCTCCACCAGATAAAAATGCTTCATAAAAAATACAAGAACACAGTTATTTTGGTTTCCCATAGTATGGAGGATATCAGCAGACTTGCTGAAAGAATCCTCGTTATGCATAAGGGGAAAATTGTACTATCTGGTGGACCCAAGGAAGTATTTAGAGAAGTTGAATTATTGGAGGAAATTGGACTAGCAGCTCCCCAAGTGACTTATTTAATGCGGGCACTCAGGGAAAAAGATCCACAGGTTAGAGAAGATATCTATACTGTAGAAAAAGCAAAGGAAGAAATATTAAATATGTTGAGGAGAAGGACAAATGCTTAA
- the cwlD gene encoding N-acetylmuramoyl-L-alanine amidase CwlD, which translates to MRKRKAIVLFVVLMVICTVVFYQQKIYYKVVTTFGYPNFNKVVIIDPGHGGEDPGKVGNHGEDEKHLNLKIAQKLRNFIEESGGIAILTRSEDKGLYSPEAGSLRQKKNEDLRNRRKIIQESQGDLMVSIHLNSFPSSKYYGSQTFYLKGDEESKILAEFVQEALRVTLDPDNHRQIKDSDSYYILKENGMPSILVEGGFLSNPKEEKLLNKDKYQDKVAWAIYTGIMKFYTYVESVSR; encoded by the coding sequence GTGAGAAAACGGAAAGCAATTGTTTTATTTGTTGTTTTGATGGTTATCTGTACGGTAGTTTTTTATCAGCAAAAAATATATTATAAGGTAGTGACTACTTTTGGCTACCCCAACTTTAATAAAGTGGTTATCATTGATCCAGGACACGGAGGGGAGGACCCTGGTAAAGTAGGCAATCATGGAGAAGATGAAAAACACTTAAATCTCAAAATAGCTCAAAAACTTCGAAATTTTATTGAGGAAAGCGGAGGAATAGCTATACTGACCAGAAGTGAAGATAAGGGGTTATACTCTCCTGAGGCTGGCTCCCTCAGACAAAAGAAGAATGAAGATCTTCGAAATAGAAGAAAAATCATTCAAGAAAGTCAGGGAGACTTAATGGTGAGTATTCATCTCAATAGCTTTCCTTCCTCAAAATATTATGGATCACAAACCTTCTATCTAAAGGGAGATGAAGAAAGTAAAATTTTAGCGGAATTTGTACAAGAAGCATTAAGGGTAACCCTTGATCCAGATAATCATCGTCAGATAAAGGATAGCGACAGTTATTACATTTTAAAGGAAAATGGAATGCCCTCTATTTTAGTAGAGGGAGGATTCCTATCTAACCCCAAGGAAGAAAAACTATTAAATAAGGATAAATATCAGGATAAAGTGGCTTGGGCAATTTATACGGGGATTATGAAATTTTACACCTATGTGGAGAGTGTATCTAGATAA
- a CDS encoding ABC transporter permease: MDAMKKIAKLSIKGTPRQSKAIVIGMIMVYVFSMMVVVVQESIVKSKQEYSYERHGAWSGAIYNGNENIEKELYHHSDIDKIGSIHVFTNIQVLGEDYLASIGHIDKDAISLGRLRLMEGSFPKQEDEIVVEKYVLDKMHPDAKIGDEIRLPLKVEQEGQNAIKHKVFRLSGVIDRWHREWMKEGYALPSVFVAEEASFDFPLMVQQHYFFTAKDAETHEIKNLAELLSENQESTYVFNSQSYSIAQSTADRFFEKGTTISMVCLIALIVIIYILSGTLKSKKYKIRIMKGIGAEHFQLFRLTLWEALYYWGRATIIGVPLGLVLSAAIIYLTKNLMIFKLRLFINWSFIFITLLFITLVFFAGNLIILLSITFQKLTTSLRQDNSHTQKAKLPVIKKIKKLTLYQLYKRNRVFYKKQSLLRIGISIITIVVLCTSAVHFINAYQHYSRMRSHNSYEYQIDIWDMEEGLDEQAIGQFEKIPGIIAVEKEKVFRSDEDPILIHWEGWKESQYINTLRKYNREGTKAKGADYFEVTSIAWTSKENQDIFQWCQEQISEGKLDYEKFMAGEQCVLVLSPFYLEESSFTDIQYAVQPVINDFQYEKAGKIYDYRQEENRIQAGDFITLESRAGTKNIEVGGVVEGVTELVPNQVILGSGAVAVGEGLLNDLTSKDVSQLYNMITLKSFANVDYVETDRQVEILAESLLGSEHSRYSIDNSRPELGINMMLAKMLQAIVMDIIMILLFVGVMYQGSVWRMEDEGHRIKVLHSLGMPKFHIKKMYRMEYILEGIIAGGIGLFVALAVQMILLKAEFKYPSISAIIEVAKSDYPASPYLGYIYGFTLLFYFLVYLLMGFHPMMKALKENSNE; encoded by the coding sequence ATGGATGCTATGAAAAAAATTGCGAAATTAAGTATAAAGGGAACGCCCCGGCAAAGCAAAGCCATTGTCATCGGGATGATTATGGTCTATGTCTTCAGTATGATGGTGGTAGTAGTTCAGGAAAGCATTGTGAAATCCAAACAGGAATATTCCTATGAAAGACATGGAGCATGGTCCGGAGCCATCTATAACGGGAATGAAAATATAGAAAAAGAGCTATATCATCATTCGGATATCGATAAGATAGGAAGCATCCATGTTTTTACAAATATCCAGGTATTGGGAGAGGATTATCTCGCATCCATAGGACACATTGATAAGGATGCCATTTCCTTAGGACGCCTCCGATTAATGGAAGGGAGTTTTCCAAAACAAGAAGACGAGATAGTGGTTGAAAAATATGTATTGGATAAAATGCATCCGGATGCCAAGATCGGAGATGAGATTCGACTACCTCTAAAGGTAGAGCAAGAGGGTCAGAATGCTATAAAACATAAAGTTTTTAGGCTATCTGGTGTAATAGATAGATGGCATAGGGAATGGATGAAAGAAGGCTATGCTTTGCCCTCAGTTTTTGTCGCTGAAGAGGCTTCCTTTGATTTCCCATTGATGGTACAGCAACATTATTTTTTTACGGCAAAGGATGCAGAGACCCATGAGATAAAAAACTTAGCAGAGCTGCTGAGTGAAAATCAGGAGAGCACCTATGTTTTCAATAGCCAGTCTTATTCTATAGCCCAAAGTACTGCTGATCGTTTCTTCGAAAAAGGCACCACCATTAGTATGGTGTGTCTTATCGCTTTAATCGTTATTATTTATATCCTATCCGGAACACTAAAAAGCAAAAAATACAAAATAAGGATTATGAAGGGCATAGGGGCCGAGCATTTTCAACTCTTTAGGTTGACCTTGTGGGAAGCCCTTTACTATTGGGGGAGAGCCACCATCATCGGCGTCCCCCTAGGTTTGGTGCTTTCGGCAGCAATCATTTATTTGACCAAAAACCTAATGATTTTTAAACTTAGACTATTTATTAACTGGTCCTTTATCTTCATCACTCTATTATTTATCACTCTGGTGTTTTTTGCAGGGAATCTTATCATCCTGCTGAGTATTACATTTCAAAAGCTGACAACCTCCTTGCGGCAGGATAATAGCCATACCCAAAAAGCCAAGCTGCCAGTAATCAAAAAAATAAAAAAACTTACCCTTTATCAGCTTTATAAAAGAAACCGCGTGTTTTACAAGAAGCAGAGCCTGTTACGCATTGGGATATCCATTATTACCATCGTGGTATTATGCACCAGTGCTGTGCATTTCATCAATGCATATCAGCACTATTCAAGAATGAGAAGTCATAATAGTTATGAATATCAAATAGATATTTGGGATATGGAAGAGGGATTGGATGAGCAAGCCATCGGTCAGTTTGAGAAAATTCCGGGGATCATTGCTGTAGAGAAAGAGAAGGTATTTCGAAGTGATGAAGACCCGATTTTGATACACTGGGAGGGATGGAAAGAAAGCCAGTATATTAATACCCTTCGTAAGTACAATCGAGAAGGGACAAAGGCCAAGGGTGCAGACTATTTTGAAGTAACTAGTATAGCATGGACCAGTAAAGAAAACCAAGACATTTTCCAATGGTGTCAAGAGCAGATCTCAGAAGGAAAATTGGACTATGAAAAATTTATGGCAGGGGAACAATGTGTACTGGTGCTATCGCCATTTTATTTAGAAGAGAGCAGTTTCACGGACATCCAATATGCAGTCCAACCTGTTATCAATGACTTTCAATATGAAAAGGCAGGAAAAATCTATGACTATAGGCAAGAAGAAAACAGGATCCAGGCAGGGGACTTTATTACCCTGGAAAGTAGGGCAGGGACAAAGAATATCGAAGTGGGTGGTGTTGTAGAAGGGGTTACGGAATTGGTTCCAAATCAAGTAATTTTAGGCAGCGGAGCAGTGGCAGTGGGCGAAGGATTGTTAAATGATCTCACTTCCAAAGATGTTTCTCAGCTATATAATATGATTACATTGAAATCCTTTGCCAATGTAGATTATGTGGAAACAGACCGGCAGGTGGAAATTTTGGCAGAGTCTTTGCTAGGATCAGAACATAGCAGGTATTCTATCGATAATTCCCGTCCCGAACTTGGCATAAATATGATGCTAGCGAAGATGCTGCAGGCTATTGTCATGGACATCATTATGATCCTGTTATTTGTAGGTGTAATGTATCAGGGTTCAGTGTGGAGAATGGAGGATGAAGGACACAGGATAAAAGTACTCCATTCCCTGGGAATGCCAAAGTTTCATATCAAAAAAATGTATAGGATGGAGTATATTTTAGAAGGGATTATTGCCGGTGGAATAGGATTATTCGTGGCCTTAGCAGTACAAATGATCTTACTCAAAGCTGAGTTTAAATATCCCTCCATATCCGCCATTATTGAAGTAGCAAAATCAGACTATCCCGCCAGTCCATATCTGGGATATATTTATGGATTTACATTACTGTTTTATTTCTTGGTGTATTTGCTAATGGGATTTCACCCAATGATGAAGGCACTTAAAGAGAATTCCAATGAATAA
- the rpsI gene encoding 30S ribosomal protein S9: MAILQYQGTGRRKKSIARVRLLPGEGKFIINGREIDNFFGLETLKVIAKQPLTLTETEGKFDVFVNVNGGGYTGQAGAIRHGIARALIKADEELRTPLKRAGYLTRDPRMKERKKYGLKGARRSPQFSKR, from the coding sequence TTGGCAATTTTACAATATCAAGGAACCGGTAGAAGAAAAAAATCTATTGCTAGGGTAAGATTATTACCTGGAGAAGGCAAATTCATTATTAATGGTAGAGAGATAGATAATTTTTTTGGATTAGAAACTTTAAAAGTTATTGCGAAACAACCTTTAACTTTAACAGAAACAGAAGGCAAGTTTGATGTTTTTGTAAATGTAAATGGTGGCGGATACACTGGTCAAGCAGGTGCAATTCGTCATGGTATTGCAAGAGCTTTAATCAAAGCCGACGAAGAGTTAAGAACTCCATTAAAGAGAGCAGGATACTTAACTAGAGATCCTAGAATGAAAGAAAGAAAGAAATACGGATTAAAGGGAGCCAGAAGATCCCCACAATTCTCCAAGAGATAA
- a CDS encoding energy-coupling factor transporter transmembrane component T family protein codes for MLKDITIGQYFPKDSVVHRLDPRTKIILTFIYIVSLFLIKQFSGYLYVIAFVGLSIFLSGVPVRYVLKGLKPLAIIIGITVVINMILTPGIEIFRLGPIKVTEEGLRLAGFMALRLIFLVLGTSLLTLTTSPIALTDGIEFIVKYIPFVKKYAHELAMMMTIALRFIPTLMEETDKIMKAQMARGADFESGNILQRAKSLVPLLVPLFISAFRRADELAIAMEARCYRGGENRTRLKELSMAARDYLAFALMAIVVSLIIIHPYVLEMI; via the coding sequence ATGCTTAAGGATATTACTATAGGTCAATACTTTCCAAAGGATTCCGTCGTCCATCGTTTGGACCCAAGAACAAAAATTATACTTACATTTATATATATTGTTTCTTTGTTCCTGATCAAACAATTTAGTGGATATCTGTATGTTATAGCCTTTGTGGGATTATCTATATTTCTTTCGGGAGTACCCGTAAGATACGTATTAAAGGGTTTAAAGCCCTTAGCGATCATTATAGGGATCACCGTTGTTATCAATATGATTCTTACCCCAGGAATAGAAATATTTCGATTGGGTCCTATTAAAGTAACAGAGGAGGGGTTAAGGTTAGCAGGTTTTATGGCCCTGAGACTCATATTCTTAGTGTTAGGTACTTCATTACTTACCTTAACGACATCTCCTATAGCCTTGACGGATGGCATTGAATTTATTGTAAAATATATCCCCTTTGTAAAAAAATATGCCCATGAATTGGCCATGATGATGACCATAGCCTTGAGATTCATTCCTACTCTTATGGAGGAAACAGATAAAATTATGAAAGCCCAGATGGCAAGAGGGGCAGATTTTGAAAGTGGAAATATCCTTCAAAGAGCTAAAAGTCTAGTTCCCTTATTGGTTCCTCTGTTTATCTCGGCCTTCAGAAGAGCCGATGAACTTGCCATTGCTATGGAGGCAAGATGCTATCGTGGGGGAGAAAACAGAACGAGATTAAAAGAACTAAGTATGGCAGCTAGAGATTATCTTGCTTTTGCCCTAATGGCCATTGTGGTTTCCCTTATTATCATTCATCCCTATGTTTTGGAGATGATATAA